The following proteins are encoded in a genomic region of Paenibacillus sp. FSL R7-0273:
- a CDS encoding alpha-amylase family glycosyl hydrolase: MVKHKTRRFLSWLVIFALCFSLFGVSGGASASNTNYTVTYTNSTATAVTLHWTANNWSSITDTAMTRNGTTFTANLSVAEGATLTYCYHITAPTDSWDNNGGKNWTVTIPSAGRYEAENAALTGGAKVNTNHTGYSGAGFVDGYTASGAATAFTVQASAAGTYNTTLRYANATGSSKTVSVYVNGTRIKQSTFPSLSSWDTWADQTESLNLQAGSNTITYKYDSADSGNINIDYVTVLPGTTPTPTPTATPVPTAQPTAQPTATPSATPSPTPVVTPSPTPVPTATPTPTNTPTATPTPAVTPTPSPTVSPTPAAGITVHVKKPSGWNSAMRIHYWNLSPASVPVSGAWPGILMKSDGNDWYSYTIPGAASTSLIFNDSNGKQTGDLTRNVKESWYYTDNVWYTANPEALKTPVITVSPAPKTYDAAQTVALTSSNTGDKIYYTTNGSTPTAASSLYTAPIQVSSSMTIKAFGVNADGVAGTVVSFAYVIDLNADLQPPVITPNLPVGQNAAAVNVSFNIKDNKAGTVTAYYTEDGTEPTTGSKVYLTGNVFAGLTGPQILIAKTTTLKFLVIDAAGNRTVQSFVYSIGSKGDFREDSIYFVITSRFYDGDTSNNAHSWDDAKAGNPDSDPAWRGDFKGLIQKLDYIKALGFSAIWITPVVQNASGYDYHGYHAINFAKIDPRYESAGASYQELINAAHAKGIKVIQDIVVNHTGNFGEENLFPMFKKDETKPDTIANLLKITNKLPANYDSMTPDQQYQARLALMKTAETNNNIYHTEKSLSWESYTVQTGQIAGDCVDLNTENPVVNQYLIDSYNQYIDMGVDAFRVDTVKHVSRYIFNKYFVPAWKERGGSNFFIFGEVATRYRDVWNSGIPAISTPFYTWKSAKAYPGDGQNDYASNKLSVEQEWADNATTAGQPTSNNAFLIGNTYHAPDYSMKSGMDVIDFPMHWAFKTAQEAFSMRSGDQFYNDATWNVTYIDSHDYAPDQAPENQRFAGTQDTWAENLALMFTFRGIPAIYYGSEIEFQKGKVIDVGPNAPLSTTGRAYFGDHIEGSVTVQDFGRYTNATGTLAESLDHPLAKHIRQLNLIRRAVPALQKGQYSTENVSGNLAFKRRYTDASKGIDSFALVTISGNATFTGIPNGTYVDAVTGDSKNVTNGTITLNCSGKGNARVYVLNGSGGIGVSGTYLK, encoded by the coding sequence TTGGTAAAACATAAAACGAGGCGTTTTCTTTCCTGGTTAGTCATTTTTGCGCTCTGCTTCAGCTTGTTCGGTGTATCAGGCGGAGCATCCGCCAGCAATACCAACTATACCGTTACTTACACCAACAGTACCGCAACAGCTGTTACCCTGCACTGGACGGCCAACAACTGGTCAAGTATTACAGACACTGCAATGACAAGAAACGGAACGACCTTCACGGCTAACCTATCAGTTGCTGAAGGAGCTACCCTGACGTACTGCTATCACATCACCGCACCAACCGACAGCTGGGACAATAACGGCGGCAAAAACTGGACCGTAACCATCCCCTCTGCCGGCAGATATGAAGCGGAGAATGCAGCATTAACTGGCGGGGCAAAAGTAAACACCAATCATACCGGCTACTCGGGAGCGGGCTTTGTGGACGGGTATACGGCCAGCGGGGCAGCTACAGCTTTTACAGTGCAGGCTTCTGCCGCAGGCACCTACAACACGACCCTGCGTTATGCGAACGCGACAGGCAGCAGCAAGACGGTATCTGTCTATGTGAACGGGACCCGAATTAAGCAATCCACATTCCCGAGTCTGAGCAGCTGGGATACCTGGGCCGACCAGACAGAGTCCCTTAATCTGCAGGCGGGCAGCAACACCATCACCTACAAATACGATTCAGCGGACAGCGGAAATATTAATATCGATTATGTAACGGTGCTGCCGGGAACAACACCAACACCAACACCAACGGCAACTCCGGTGCCTACAGCCCAGCCTACAGCCCAGCCTACAGCAACTCCATCTGCTACTCCTTCACCAACTCCAGTGGTTACACCATCACCAACGCCTGTACCCACAGCAACTCCCACACCTACGAATACACCAACAGCAACTCCTACACCTGCAGTAACCCCTACACCTAGCCCTACAGTCAGCCCGACACCTGCAGCAGGCATTACAGTCCATGTGAAAAAGCCGTCCGGCTGGAATTCGGCAATGCGCATCCATTACTGGAACCTGAGTCCAGCATCGGTACCTGTCAGCGGAGCCTGGCCCGGCATTCTGATGAAATCCGACGGGAACGACTGGTACAGCTATACCATTCCCGGTGCAGCAAGCACCAGCCTGATTTTTAACGACAGCAACGGCAAACAGACAGGCGATTTAACCCGCAATGTAAAAGAAAGCTGGTATTATACAGACAACGTCTGGTATACCGCGAATCCGGAGGCGCTGAAGACACCGGTCATCACGGTCTCACCGGCTCCAAAAACATACGATGCTGCACAAACGGTTGCACTTACCAGCAGCAATACCGGCGACAAAATCTACTATACAACCAACGGCTCCACACCGACGGCAGCCTCGTCCTTATATACAGCTCCTATTCAGGTTTCGTCCTCAATGACGATCAAAGCGTTTGGTGTTAATGCGGACGGCGTGGCCGGCACTGTGGTCTCTTTTGCCTATGTGATTGATCTGAATGCCGATCTTCAGCCGCCGGTCATTACGCCGAACCTGCCGGTAGGACAGAACGCTGCCGCGGTCAATGTCTCTTTTAACATCAAAGACAACAAAGCTGGAACGGTAACCGCCTACTATACGGAGGACGGCACAGAGCCTACGACCGGCTCCAAAGTGTATCTTACAGGTAACGTGTTTGCCGGGCTGACCGGCCCGCAGATCCTGATCGCCAAGACGACAACCCTGAAATTCCTCGTTATTGACGCCGCCGGCAACCGGACGGTCCAAAGCTTCGTCTACAGCATCGGCAGCAAGGGGGATTTCCGCGAGGATTCGATTTACTTTGTGATCACTTCACGTTTCTATGACGGCGATACCAGCAACAACGCCCACTCCTGGGACGATGCCAAGGCCGGCAACCCGGATTCCGATCCGGCCTGGAGAGGGGATTTCAAGGGGCTGATCCAAAAGCTTGACTACATCAAAGCGCTCGGCTTCAGTGCCATTTGGATTACACCTGTCGTGCAGAACGCCAGCGGCTATGATTATCACGGCTATCACGCGATTAATTTTGCCAAAATCGATCCGCGGTACGAGTCCGCAGGCGCGTCCTACCAGGAGCTGATCAACGCCGCACATGCCAAGGGCATTAAGGTCATTCAGGATATCGTCGTCAATCATACCGGCAACTTCGGCGAGGAGAACCTGTTCCCGATGTTCAAGAAGGATGAGACCAAGCCGGACACGATTGCGAATCTGCTCAAAATAACCAACAAGCTGCCGGCCAACTACGATTCCATGACCCCGGACCAGCAATATCAGGCCAGACTGGCCCTGATGAAGACTGCTGAGACCAACAACAATATCTATCACACTGAAAAAAGCCTCTCCTGGGAGTCGTACACCGTCCAGACCGGACAAATCGCCGGGGATTGTGTGGACCTCAATACGGAGAATCCTGTGGTCAACCAGTATCTGATCGACAGCTACAACCAGTATATCGATATGGGCGTTGACGCTTTCCGGGTGGATACGGTGAAGCATGTCAGCCGGTATATTTTTAACAAATACTTTGTTCCGGCGTGGAAGGAAAGAGGGGGCTCCAACTTCTTTATCTTCGGCGAGGTCGCTACCCGTTACAGAGATGTCTGGAACAGCGGCATCCCGGCAATCTCCACACCGTTCTACACCTGGAAATCGGCAAAGGCCTACCCTGGTGATGGTCAAAATGACTACGCTTCCAACAAGCTGTCCGTTGAACAGGAATGGGCGGATAACGCTACAACGGCGGGCCAGCCGACGTCGAACAATGCTTTTCTGATCGGCAACACTTATCATGCTCCGGACTATTCGATGAAATCAGGGATGGATGTAATCGACTTCCCGATGCACTGGGCGTTCAAAACAGCGCAGGAAGCGTTCAGCATGCGCAGCGGCGACCAGTTCTATAATGATGCTACCTGGAACGTGACCTATATCGATTCACATGACTATGCCCCTGACCAGGCACCGGAAAATCAGCGGTTTGCGGGAACACAGGACACCTGGGCTGAGAATCTCGCGCTGATGTTCACCTTCCGCGGCATCCCGGCTATCTACTATGGCTCTGAGATCGAGTTCCAGAAGGGGAAAGTAATCGACGTCGGCCCGAATGCGCCGCTCAGTACGACAGGACGCGCGTATTTCGGCGATCACATTGAAGGCAGCGTCACCGTACAGGATTTTGGAAGATATACGAACGCTACAGGTACACTCGCTGAATCTCTGGATCATCCGCTGGCTAAGCACATCCGTCAGCTTAATCTGATCAGAAGAGCTGTGCCTGCCCTGCAAAAGGGACAATACTCCACAGAGAATGTCAGCGGCAATCTGGCATTCAAAAGAAGATACACTGACGCGTCCAAAGGCATCGACAGCTTCGCGCTCGTGACGATTTCCGGCAATGCCACCTTTACAGGTATTCCGAACGGGACTTATGTTGATGCAGTAACAGGGGACAGCAAAAATGTAACGAACGGAACCATTACGCTGAACTGCTCCGGCAAAGGCAATGCAAGAGTCTACGTGCTGAACGGAAGCGGCGGAATCGGTGTGAGCGGAACGTATCTGAAATAG
- a CDS encoding methyl-accepting chemotaxis protein yields the protein MRFLVNQKVSVKIMGLVGLSIVFMLLIGLTGYNYLNKINANAKQMYQQYMVPSELINQIIIGNAQIDNLQLQLMIPTNRSAAKQTEINDSIAGIITGNIAAQKQIEAIGMTDDVKQLYESFKSLIPGSNEARDLMLGSLEANQAAEAYTIYENQLTPVRTEIMNLLNSILKLNQESASGLNENNKQEAAASRIELFLLLVASLLVCGAISIFISRMITKPLDNLKSLMHEARNGDLSVNGSYASKDEIGVLTTGFNEMIASLRAIISKIGEHSQMLSASSEELLASSVQTAEASSHIAEEIQAVADGSATQLSGSRECSRAMDEVSTGIQKVAESVTDISGVTSYTTEQAVHGSAKISTVSGQLDMILTTSQASAAVIRKLDNHSQEIGTIVGLIRGIAQQTNLLALNASIEAARAGEHGRGFAVVAEEVRKLAEQSNQSSGQIASILSEVQNLTMEAVEMMDKESGEISLGLTGMQEAKDTFDQIVSFIQEVNLQLEDVSAAAQQISASSEEVSASLAVTEEIADTSFNKTQSVAAASEQQLATMKDVEGAVKSLSDMAEELQELSARFKV from the coding sequence ATGAGGTTTTTGGTCAATCAGAAGGTATCGGTAAAAATAATGGGGCTAGTCGGGTTATCTATTGTGTTCATGCTGCTTATCGGGCTAACAGGATACAATTATCTGAACAAAATCAATGCAAATGCCAAGCAGATGTACCAGCAGTACATGGTTCCGAGCGAGCTGATTAACCAGATTATCATCGGCAACGCCCAGATCGACAACCTGCAGCTGCAGCTGATGATCCCGACTAACCGTTCTGCAGCGAAGCAGACAGAAATCAATGATTCCATCGCCGGAATCATTACAGGCAACATCGCTGCCCAGAAGCAGATTGAAGCCATCGGGATGACGGATGATGTGAAGCAGCTGTATGAATCCTTTAAGAGCCTGATACCTGGCAGCAACGAAGCTCGTGATCTGATGCTCGGCAGCCTTGAAGCCAATCAGGCGGCGGAGGCTTACACTATATATGAGAACCAGCTGACTCCGGTCCGTACTGAAATCATGAACCTCCTTAATTCCATCCTGAAGCTGAATCAGGAATCAGCCTCCGGACTAAATGAAAATAACAAACAGGAGGCCGCTGCCAGCCGGATTGAGCTGTTCCTGCTGCTTGTAGCTTCCCTGCTCGTGTGCGGCGCAATAAGCATCTTCATCTCCCGTATGATTACCAAGCCATTGGATAACCTGAAGTCGCTTATGCACGAAGCCCGCAACGGCGATCTCTCCGTTAACGGGAGCTACGCCTCCAAGGATGAGATTGGCGTGCTGACAACAGGCTTTAACGAAATGATTGCCAGCCTGCGGGCGATAATCTCCAAGATCGGCGAGCATTCCCAGATGCTGTCGGCAAGCTCTGAGGAGCTGCTGGCCAGCTCCGTGCAGACCGCTGAAGCCAGCAGCCATATCGCCGAAGAGATACAAGCTGTAGCTGACGGCTCAGCCACCCAGCTCAGCGGCTCGCGTGAATGCAGCCGGGCAATGGATGAGGTGTCCACCGGGATTCAGAAGGTCGCGGAGTCCGTTACCGACATTTCCGGTGTTACCAGCTACACAACGGAGCAGGCTGTTCACGGAAGTGCCAAAATCTCTACTGTCAGCGGGCAGCTGGATATGATTCTCACTACCTCCCAGGCATCTGCCGCCGTAATCCGCAAGCTGGATAATCATTCACAGGAGATCGGAACCATCGTTGGGCTGATCAGAGGGATTGCACAGCAGACTAATCTCCTGGCACTTAATGCTTCCATCGAAGCAGCACGGGCCGGGGAGCACGGGCGGGGCTTCGCAGTTGTTGCTGAAGAAGTGCGTAAGCTTGCCGAGCAGTCCAACCAGTCCTCCGGCCAGATCGCCTCGATCCTCTCCGAGGTTCAAAATCTGACAATGGAAGCCGTTGAGATGATGGATAAAGAGAGCGGCGAGATCAGCCTCGGGCTTACCGGCATGCAGGAAGCAAAGGATACGTTTGATCAGATTGTCAGCTTCATTCAGGAAGTGAATCTGCAGCTGGAGGATGTCTCTGCCGCTGCCCAGCAGATCTCGGCCAGCTCCGAGGAGGTCAGCGCTTCGCTGGCGGTTACCGAAGAAATAGCTGACACCTCCTTCAACAAAACCCAGAGCGTCGCCGCTGCCTCAGAGCAGCAGCTGGCCACCATGAAGGATGTGGAAGGAGCAGTCAAATCGCTATCTGATATGGCTGAAGAGCTGCAGGAATTATCCGCCAGATTCAAGGTTTAA
- a CDS encoding discoidin domain-containing protein, producing the protein MRNKYVIWSLVAAMLVSTLYLAAGSFGIAAAAGGQNLTPGKTVTASGQSQTYAPDNVKDSNQGTYWESTNSSFPQWLQVDLGASTSIDQIVLKLPPAWETRTQTLSIQGSTDGASFNTLAGSADYVFNPASGNTVTVNFSAASTRYVRLSVTANTGWPAAQFSEVEIYGSAGPTPTPVPTPVPTPVPTLVPTATPAVTPTTVPTATPAPTATPSPTAAPTSPPGSNIAAGKSITASSSTQSYAAANANDNNTATYWEGGGNPSNLILDLGANHSITSIVLKLNPATEWGTRSQTIQVLGHNQTTEIFSNLVSAQSYTFNPATGNTVTIPVTATVKRLQLNITANSGAPAGQIAEFQVFGVPAANPDLTVSAMSWTPAAPDEASAVTLNAVVKNAGTAASAAAAVNFYLGNELAGSASAGTLAAGASATVSLNAGIKPAGSYAVSAKVDESNLIIEQNEANNSYSHPSLLAVSPISSSDLTGTVSWIPATPVAGSSVGFTASIKNQGSIASAGGAHAVTVVLKNAAGATVQSFNGSYNGVIAAGQTVQISIPGTWTAVNGNYNVTVTVAADGNEAASKQTNNSSTAGLVVYALRGASMPYSKYDTEDAVRGGAAALRTTPTFDQALTASEASGQKYIALPSNGSYAEWTVRSGQGGAGVTMRFTMPDSSDGMGLNGSLDVYVNGSKAKTVALTSYYNWQYFSGDMPSDSPGGGRPLFRFDEVHWKLDTPLQAGDKIRIQKNNGDAYEYGVDFLEIEPVPAVIARPVNAVSVTDHGAIANDGKDDLPAFKAAVTAAVAANKTLYIPEGTFHLGGMWEIGSVSSKINNITVTGAGIWHTNIQFTNPNAAGGGISLRVTGKLDFSNVYMNSNLRSRYGQNAIYKGFMDNFGTNSIIRDVWVEHFECGMWVGDYAHTPAIYATGLVVENSRIRNNLADGVNFAQGTSHSTVRNSSIRNNGDDGLAVWTSNTNGAPAGVNNTFSYNTIENNWRAAAIAFFGGSGHKADHNYIIDTVGGSGIRMNTVFPGYHFQNNTGIVFSDTTIINSGTSQDLYNGERGAIDLEASNDAIRNVTFTNIDIINTQRDAIQFGYGGGFQNIVFNSININGTGLDGITASRFSGPHKGAAIYTYTGNGSATFNNLTTNNIANPDLNYIQSGFNLTINN; encoded by the coding sequence ATGCGTAACAAGTATGTCATCTGGTCACTTGTAGCAGCGATGCTGGTCTCGACCCTGTATCTGGCCGCCGGCTCGTTCGGAATCGCGGCTGCTGCAGGAGGACAGAATCTGACACCGGGCAAAACGGTCACCGCAAGCGGCCAATCTCAGACGTACGCTCCGGACAATGTAAAAGACAGCAATCAAGGCACCTACTGGGAGAGCACGAACAGCTCATTTCCGCAATGGCTTCAGGTTGATCTCGGAGCAAGTACAAGCATTGATCAGATCGTTCTGAAGCTGCCGCCGGCCTGGGAGACGCGTACCCAGACGCTGTCGATTCAGGGGAGTACGGACGGAGCGTCCTTTAACACCCTTGCGGGCAGCGCTGATTATGTATTCAATCCTGCATCCGGGAACACAGTAACCGTTAACTTTAGCGCTGCCAGCACACGTTATGTACGGCTCAGCGTAACAGCCAATACGGGCTGGCCTGCAGCACAGTTCTCTGAGGTTGAGATTTACGGTTCAGCCGGGCCGACACCGACTCCTGTACCGACTCCCGTACCGACTCCCGTACCGACTCTTGTGCCGACAGCAACACCGGCGGTAACGCCAACGACAGTGCCGACAGCTACGCCGGCCCCAACCGCAACCCCTTCACCAACCGCAGCACCAACCTCACCTCCGGGCAGCAATATCGCCGCCGGGAAATCCATTACAGCCTCTTCATCTACCCAAAGCTATGCTGCAGCCAACGCAAACGACAATAATACCGCAACCTATTGGGAAGGCGGCGGTAACCCGAGCAATCTGATCCTGGACCTGGGGGCCAACCACAGCATAACCTCGATCGTCCTGAAGCTGAATCCGGCCACGGAATGGGGAACCCGGTCACAGACCATTCAGGTTCTCGGACATAATCAGACAACAGAAATCTTCAGCAATCTGGTATCTGCCCAGAGCTATACGTTTAACCCGGCTACAGGCAATACCGTTACTATTCCGGTCACAGCGACGGTCAAGCGGCTGCAGCTTAATATTACAGCCAACAGCGGAGCACCGGCCGGGCAGATTGCCGAATTCCAGGTGTTCGGTGTGCCGGCTGCCAATCCGGATCTGACCGTTTCCGCCATGTCCTGGACACCCGCAGCTCCGGATGAGGCAAGTGCGGTTACACTGAATGCCGTGGTGAAAAATGCCGGAACGGCTGCTTCCGCAGCGGCGGCCGTAAACTTCTACCTGGGCAATGAGCTGGCCGGATCAGCGTCAGCCGGTACACTCGCCGCCGGGGCTTCAGCTACAGTATCACTTAATGCCGGAATCAAGCCTGCGGGCAGCTATGCTGTAAGCGCCAAGGTCGATGAGAGCAACCTGATCATTGAGCAGAATGAGGCGAACAACAGCTACAGCCATCCGTCTCTACTTGCGGTCAGCCCGATTTCAAGCTCGGATCTTACCGGGACTGTCTCCTGGATTCCGGCCACACCAGTTGCGGGCAGCAGCGTCGGCTTTACCGCAAGTATTAAGAATCAGGGCAGCATTGCTTCGGCAGGCGGAGCCCATGCGGTTACGGTAGTCCTCAAAAACGCTGCCGGGGCCACTGTGCAGTCATTTAACGGCTCTTACAACGGAGTGATTGCTGCCGGACAGACCGTTCAAATCTCCATCCCCGGGACCTGGACTGCTGTGAACGGCAATTATAATGTGACGGTTACTGTAGCTGCTGACGGCAATGAAGCGGCTTCCAAGCAGACGAATAACAGCAGTACTGCGGGGCTTGTTGTCTATGCGCTGCGTGGAGCAAGTATGCCCTACAGCAAATATGATACTGAGGATGCCGTTAGGGGCGGGGCAGCGGCGCTGAGAACGACACCGACCTTTGACCAGGCGCTGACCGCCTCGGAGGCTTCGGGCCAGAAGTATATTGCCCTTCCGTCGAACGGCTCCTATGCCGAATGGACCGTCAGATCCGGCCAGGGCGGGGCAGGAGTAACCATGCGCTTCACGATGCCGGATTCCTCAGACGGTATGGGTCTGAACGGCTCGCTGGATGTGTATGTCAACGGCAGCAAAGCCAAGACAGTCGCGTTAACCTCTTACTATAACTGGCAGTACTTCTCGGGTGATATGCCTTCTGATTCACCGGGGGGCGGACGTCCGCTGTTCCGTTTTGATGAAGTGCACTGGAAGCTGGATACGCCGCTTCAGGCAGGGGACAAGATCCGCATCCAGAAGAATAACGGCGATGCCTACGAATACGGTGTGGACTTCCTGGAGATTGAGCCGGTTCCTGCCGTCATCGCCCGTCCGGTGAATGCGGTATCCGTTACCGACCACGGAGCTATAGCCAACGACGGTAAGGATGATCTCCCTGCTTTTAAGGCCGCAGTCACTGCAGCTGTTGCCGCTAACAAAACACTATATATTCCCGAGGGAACGTTCCATTTAGGCGGAATGTGGGAAATCGGCTCGGTCAGCAGCAAAATCAACAACATTACCGTCACCGGCGCCGGCATTTGGCATACGAATATCCAGTTCACCAATCCGAATGCGGCAGGCGGGGGCATCTCGCTGCGTGTCACCGGGAAGCTGGATTTCAGCAATGTCTATATGAACTCCAATCTGCGCTCGCGTTACGGACAGAATGCCATTTATAAAGGCTTCATGGACAATTTCGGGACTAATTCCATCATCCGCGATGTGTGGGTGGAGCATTTTGAATGCGGGATGTGGGTAGGGGATTATGCGCACACACCGGCTATTTATGCCACGGGACTGGTAGTAGAAAATAGCCGGATCCGAAACAATCTCGCCGACGGGGTCAATTTCGCGCAGGGCACCAGTCATTCAACCGTACGCAACAGCAGCATCCGCAATAACGGGGACGACGGGCTTGCCGTATGGACCAGCAATACAAATGGAGCCCCGGCCGGCGTGAATAATACGTTCTCGTACAACACGATTGAGAATAACTGGCGGGCTGCCGCGATAGCCTTCTTCGGAGGAAGCGGGCATAAAGCGGATCATAACTACATCATTGATACGGTTGGCGGCTCCGGTATCCGGATGAATACGGTGTTCCCGGGCTATCATTTCCAGAATAATACAGGCATTGTGTTCTCGGATACAACGATCATTAACAGCGGCACCAGCCAGGATCTTTACAACGGTGAAAGGGGGGCCATCGACCTGGAAGCCTCCAATGATGCGATCAGGAATGTAACCTTTACCAATATTGACATCATCAACACCCAGCGTGATGCGATCCAGTTCGGCTATGGCGGCGGGTTCCAGAACATCGTATTTAACAGCATTAATATTAACGGTACAGGACTCGACGGGATTACAGCCTCACGCTTCTCCGGACCGCATAAAGGTGCTGCCATCTATACGTATACCGGCAACGGATCAGCGACCTTCAACAATCTTACAACAAATAATATTGCCAATCCGGATTTGAACTACATCCAGTCCGGCTTTAATCTGACCATCAATAATTGA
- the murI gene encoding glutamate racemase produces the protein MRIGFFDSGIGGITVLHQALKLLPNEDYLFYADTQNVPYGEKTKEEVKQYIFEAVQFIAGQQVKALVIACNTATSVAIEELRERYAFPILGIEPAVKPAVQKWEVHRKKVLVLATNLTLKEEKFNNLVKRLDHQDIVNCLALPGLVEFAERHQFNEELVGSYLRQELSQFDLCQYGTVVLGCTHFPYFTDVLRDLFPEGTDLISGSLGTAKNLKRILDKNELLESGSGDIVFYQSGVRVEDTGTLERYGQLLAMMDER, from the coding sequence ATGCGGATTGGTTTTTTTGACTCCGGAATCGGCGGAATTACGGTGCTGCACCAGGCCTTGAAGCTTCTGCCGAATGAAGATTACCTGTTCTATGCAGATACGCAAAATGTCCCCTACGGAGAGAAAACAAAGGAAGAAGTGAAACAATATATATTTGAGGCTGTGCAGTTCATTGCCGGCCAGCAGGTAAAAGCACTCGTCATTGCTTGCAACACGGCAACCAGCGTGGCAATTGAGGAGCTGCGTGAGCGGTATGCTTTTCCGATCCTCGGGATTGAACCGGCTGTGAAGCCGGCTGTGCAGAAATGGGAGGTTCACCGCAAAAAGGTGCTCGTCCTGGCCACTAATCTGACGCTAAAAGAAGAAAAGTTCAACAACCTGGTCAAGCGGCTGGACCATCAGGATATTGTCAACTGTCTGGCGCTGCCGGGTCTGGTAGAGTTTGCCGAGCGCCATCAGTTTAATGAAGAGCTGGTCGGCAGCTATCTGCGGCAGGAGTTGTCACAGTTTGATCTATGCCAGTATGGTACGGTTGTGCTCGGCTGCACCCATTTTCCTTATTTCACTGATGTGCTCCGGGACTTGTTCCCGGAAGGCACCGATCTGATCTCGGGCAGCCTGGGCACGGCGAAGAACCTGAAGCGGATACTGGACAAAAATGAACTGCTGGAGAGCGGCAGCGGGGATATTGTCTTTTATCAGTCG
- a CDS encoding succinylglutamate desuccinylase/aspartoacylase family protein → MTATKHILAPDTSYATPYYVINSHRPGPVFMVVSGIHGNEPASIRAAQTLAGKFRRGELLLARGRLILVPLVNQRAFRRKSRGVPDLNRSFPHFSSSRASHPLSAALFRLARQHRPSWYLDLHEANGLSQLNRKRVGQTLLVSKGTRAAAAARQIVNAMNRNVGVAAYRFNIKHRERSGTSRMAVQLLGARAVTVETCWSLDFALRVKYQQQIVSLFLEKAGLMG, encoded by the coding sequence GTGACCGCTACAAAGCATATCCTTGCGCCAGATACGTCCTATGCAACCCCATATTATGTGATTAACAGCCATCGGCCGGGTCCTGTGTTCATGGTGGTATCGGGCATCCACGGCAATGAACCGGCGAGCATTCGTGCGGCGCAGACGCTGGCAGGCAAATTCCGGCGCGGCGAACTGCTGCTTGCCCGCGGCAGACTGATCCTTGTTCCGCTCGTGAATCAGCGCGCATTCCGCCGGAAGAGCCGGGGGGTGCCGGATTTGAACCGGAGTTTCCCTCATTTCTCATCTTCCCGGGCCTCTCATCCGCTGTCTGCTGCGCTGTTCCGTCTTGCCCGGCAGCACCGGCCGTCCTGGTATCTTGATCTGCATGAGGCTAACGGACTGTCCCAGCTCAACCGCAAGCGCGTAGGCCAGACGCTGCTGGTCAGCAAGGGCACGAGAGCAGCAGCTGCAGCCCGCCAGATCGTTAATGCGATGAACCGCAATGTAGGGGTAGCCGCTTACCGCTTCAATATCAAGCACCGGGAGCGGTCCGGTACGTCAAGGATGGCTGTGCAGCTGCTGGGTGCCCGGGCTGTTACGGTAGAAACCTGCTGGAGCCTTGATTTTGCTCTGAGGGTGAAGTATCAGCAGCAGATCGTATCGCTTTTTTTAGAAAAGGCAGGGTTGATGGGATAG